The Pandoraea apista genomic interval TTCGAACTGAAGGTTCGGGCCGACCACTTCATAGCCCTTGGCTTCGTCGGCCGGCAGCGCGGCGCGTTGGCCGTACAGCAGCGGCTCGTCCATCACGAAGGCCACGGCGCGGCCTTGCTTGACGGTCAGGAAACCATCCGAGTGTTCCTTCGTCTGAATCAGGTTGAAACCGATCTCGCCTTTTTTGCCCGACAGAATACGGTCGGCCGTGGTGCCGGCGGTCGTCGCAATGGTCTTGCCCTTCAGGCTATTCAGGTCCGTGATGCCCGAACCCGACTTGGCGATCATCTTGATCGAGTACAGGAAGATGTTGTGCGAGAAGCCCACTTGCTTCGCGCGCTCGAACGTGTGCGTGGTCGAGCCGCACTCCAGATCGATCGTGCCGTTTTGCATCAGCGCGATACGGTTCTGCGACGTGATCGGCGTTTCCGTCACTTTCAGGTTCGGCAGGTTCAGGTCTTTCTTGACTGCGTCGACGATCTTGAGCGCGATTTCCTGCGAGTAGCCGATCGTCTTGCCGGTGTTGTCCGTGTACGAGAACGGAATCGACGACTCGCGCACCCCGAGAGCGATCACGCCAGTGTCCTTGATCTTCTTGAGCGTGCCGGTCAGTTCCTGTGCGCTCGCGGTGTGCGCGAACAGGGCGGCGGCGGCGCTGACGAGCAGCAGGGGAGCAAACAGCTTCTTCATGGTCTCTGTCCTATCGGAAGTGATGGCACGGTGGTCCGCGCCGTTGGAATATCAAAAGCCAAACACACTGATACAACCCGACACTTGCTCCCGACGATCCCCGTGGGAGTGATGCCCTGAAACCCCGCGTCCTGCCTGGTCCAGCCTGGGCATTCAAGTGCTCGACCCGGGGGGACCGCTATGGTCGGCCACCCCCGATTACCCGGCCAGCCGGGCAAACCCTGCCAGGTCGACCGCGGGACGCTTGCCGTCGATGGCATCGGCAATTACGCGCGCCGCACCCATCGACAAGGTGAAACCCAATCCCCCGTGGCCCACGTTCAGCCACAGATTGCCCAGCTTGCCCGCGCGCCCGAGGATCGGGCGCCCGTGCGGTGTGGCCGGGCGCATGCCTGTCCATTCCAGCGGTGCCTGCGCGCCACCCAGCGCGGGGAACAACCCCGCCGAGAGGGAGCGCAGTGCATCGATGCGGTGCGCTGCGATCCGATAGTCGTAACCCACCAGATCGGCAATGCCCGCCACGCGCAGATGCTCGCCGAGACTGGCATAAACAACCTTGTTGTCCGCGTCGGTCACCGAGACCTGCGGTTGCGCGTCGACCGGCGCGTTGCGATACGTCAGGCTGTACCCCTTGAGCGGATACAGCGACACCGACTCGCCGACCGTGCGCAACAACGGCATGGCGGCCAGTCCGTTGGCGACGACACAGGCATCGAGCGCCACGTCGCCCGAACGCGTGCGAACGGCTTGCACGGTGTCGCCGCGCACGTCGAAGCCGGTCACTTCGCGATCAAACAGTAGCGTGCCGCCGGCATGCTCGCCAATCAGCCGCGCCAGTTCCTTGCACAGCAACTGACAATCGCCGGTACCTTCCCCCGGCGTATGAATGCCGCCCGCCAGTTCACCTGCGATCTTGCCCAGCGCGGGCTCCAGCGTGGCGCACGTCGCGGCGTCGACACGCCGTTGCGTGTAACCGAGGCCGTTAGCGAGCTCCAGCGAGCGCTCGGCGGCGGCCAGCTTGTCCGCATCGCGATACACCACGAGCTTGCCGCTCAGGCGATAGTCGAACGACACCGACTCCTTCGCCAGAAATTCCAGCATCACTTCACGGCTGTGCAGACCGAGCGATAGCAGGCGCAACGTGGAACTGGCGTTGGCCTGTGCGCTGCAATGTTTGACGAACTCGATCGACCAGCGCCAGAAGTCCGGATCGAACGACGGTTTGATGCGCAACGGCCCCGTGCGCGAGAACAGCAGCGAAGGCAGTTGCGAGAGGACGCCGGGGGCGGCGAGCGGCGACACATAGCCGTAGCTCAACTGGCCGCCGTTGGCGAAACTCGTCCCGAGGCCCGGACCGCGTCCGGCGTCGATGACGGTGACCTCATGGCCTGCGCGAAGCAACTGATACGCGCTGGCGAGGCCGACGATACCCGCCCCGATGACTCCAATATGCATGACGATGAATAACAACGAAAAACGCGAAAGAAAGCAAGGCGGAAAATATTCCCGGCAGGAGGACGGGGGGCCTCGCGGCGGGCTTTCTACACCCCCTTTGCTACGCAGTGTAGAGCGAGAAAATTCGGTAACCTATGCGGATTTGAGGCAGCATATGTCTTTTGGCTATAGGGTCGGACTTGCTGCCGATCCATCATCTGAGGCAGGGGGACGACGTCAGGCATGAAATTGCGGCATATCGAGACGTTTCGCGCAGTCGTGCTGACCGGCTCGGCCAGCGGCGCGGCGCAATTGCTCAACGTATCGCAACCCGTCGTCTCGCGCGTGTTGCAGCACGCCGAGCAGCAACTGGGCTTCAAGCTGTTCGATCGCATCAAGGGCCGGCTCGTGCCGACGGCCGAAGCACGCCGTCTTTATCCCGATGTCGAGCGCATCTTCAGCGATCTGGAGCGCCTGCGCACCACGTCGCGTAACCTACGCCAGCATGGCGTGGGCCATCTGCGCATCGCGGCAACGCCGAGTCTCGCGCAAAGCCTCTTGCCGGCCGCCATCGAGCGCATGCGTCGCGCGCATCCGGACGTTGTCTTCGAACTGATCACGCATCACACCACCGAGACGATTACTGCCATCCTCACATCGTCGGTCGATGTCGGCATCGTTTCTGCACCGCCGATGGCGGCCGGCATCGTGAGCCGTCCGGTGGCGCAGGGGCATATCGTGCTGGCCGTGCCCGCGTCGTGGCCGAAGCTCTCGCGTCGCGGTCCGGCAAGTGCCGACGCGCTCGCCGGGCGCGATCTCATCAAGCTGCACGACGATACGCCGCTCGGCGCGCTCATCAACGAGCGTCTCGATCAGACAGCATTGCTGCAGGACGCCGAAGTGATGGTGCAGACCTACTCGCTCGCGGCAGCGCTCGTCGAGCATGGGCTGGGCTACGCGTTGCTCGATCAGTTCACGGCGGCGAGTGCGCATGTGCAGACGCAGCGACTCTACCGGGTGGCCCCGGCCATCGAATTCCCGGTCGAGATGTTGCGGCCTGCCCATCAGCCGGAGTCCGTGCTGGCAGACACCTTGCGCCGGCATCTGGCGGACGTTGCCGGTGAACTCAGCGAGCGTGCCGAGGCTTTGTGCGAAGGCCGGGAGATCGTGCTGACCCCGGACGACGACGCCGACGTGGGTTAATGCTCCGGCACGGAGTCAGCGGCAACTCGGCTCGCTTTTCACTTCAAAGTAGGTAAATGGTTGCGCCTGAAGCTTGTCGGCGAGCGAGGGATAGTTCGCCTGCACGAAGCGCCGCGCGCCCGCCATGTCGAATTCGGTGCGCAGCCAGATCTGGCCGTCGTGGCTGTCGAGTATCAGCGTGCCGGCATAGATCACGTCGCCCCGGCGGACCTGCACCGTCGGCACCTTGCGGCCCTTGCAATAGCGGAAGCGATAACTATTGTCGGCGGGGGTGAATTCCATCGGCCCGAAACGCTCGTTGCGCATGAGCGGCGAGACGCGCATGGCCACGAAGCCGCGTGTGGGCGGGTTGCTGTTGAGGGTGCGTGTGACTTTGCCGCCGACGATACCGTTGACCGTCTGAGAGAAGGTCGAGTAATTCCACGGTCCCCAGGTGCTTTGCAGTGGCGTGTCGAGGCCGACGATGACGATGGCGTACTCGTCCAGCGTGTCTTCGGTAATGGCGGGGTTGGGCGCAATGCCCTTGGTACTGCACGCCGCCAGCCAGCCGGCGCAGAGCAATGTCAGCATTGCGAGCGTCGCTCGCCGCGCGACAGGGGAGAACCACAGGGTACGCATTGACCTCATTGCAGCCTCCATGTCGCGCATGACGCTCAGGAAACGATCCGGGTAGTGACGAACCCGGAGGGAGACAAACGTTAATCCTGCAGGAATCTTACCTTGACCTTGCGGCCCTTGACACGGCCATCCGCCAGCTTGCGCAGTGCTGTGGGGGCAATGTCACGGTCCACGGCAATATACGTGAAGTTCTCCAGCACGTTGATCTTGCCGATCTGGGCCGCGGCAAAACCGGCCTCGCCGGTGAGTGCGCCGAGCACGTCGCCCGGGCGGATCTTGTCTTTCTTGCCGCCCAGCATCTGGAGCGTGACCATCGGCGGCAGCAGGTGCCCGCTGCCCGACGGCGTCAGCTCCGAGAGCTTGTGCCACGGCACTTCGTGCCCCAGTGCAGCTTCGATATTACCTACGCGTCCCATCTCGTTCATGCTCGCCAGACTGAACGCCCAGCCGTCCTCGTCGGCACGGCCTGTGCGGCCGATACGGTGGACATACACCTCGGGGTCGGGTGTCACGTCGACATTGATGACCGCTTCGAGCTGTGCGATGTCCAGCCCGCGTGCGGCCACATCGGTCGCCACCAGCACCGAGCAACTGCGGTTGGCGAACTGGATCAGCACCAGATCGCGCTCGCGTTGCTCCAGATCGCCGTGCAGCATCAGCGCGTGAAAGCCCTCGGCGCGCAGCACATCGGTCAGATCGCGGCATTGTGCGCGCGTATTGCAGAACGCAATGGTGCTGACCGGGCGGAAATGGTCGAGCAGTTGCCCGACGGCGTGGAGACGTTCGTTCTCGCTCACTTCATAGAAGCGTTGGCGAATCTTGCTGGCGTCGTGCTTTTCTTCCAGACGAATCTCGCGCGGCGCGCGCAGCAGGCGCTGGGCAAGCTTGGCGATGCCTTCCGGATAGGTCGCGGAGAAGAGCAGCGTCTGGCGTGAGGCGGGGGTTTGGCGCGCGACTGTGGCGATGTCGTCGAAAAAGCCCATGTCGAGCATGCGGTCGGCTTCGTCGAGCACCAGCGTCTTGATATTGGCGAGCGAGAGCGTGCCGCGGTCGAGGTGGTCCATGATGCGGCCTGGCGTGCCGACGACCACATGGGCGCCGTGGGCGAGGCTTTCGGCCTGCGGGCGCAGCGGCGAGCCGCCGCAGAGCGTGAGGACCTTGATGTTGTCTTCGGCGCGTGCGATGCGTCGCACTTCCTGCGCGACCTGTTCGGCAAGTTCGCGTGTGGGACAGAGTACGGCGGCCTGTACGGCAAAATCCCGGGCATCGACACGCTGTAGCACGCCGAGCGAGAAGGCGGCGGTCTTGCCGCTACCGGTCTTGGCCTGCGCGATGATGTCGTGACCGGCGAGGATGTCCGGCAGAGACGCCTGCTGGATGGGCGTCATCGAGGCGTAACCGAGCCGTGCGAGGTTCTCCTGCATGGCAGGCGAGAGCGGCAGGCTCGAGAAGGGGGCGCTGTCGTTGCGCGATTCGGTGGCTTTTGAGTTCATGCGCAATTATACCGGTCGGGTCGGGCCAGTTGCCGTAAGGTCGGGGCTCAGGGTTCGCGCCGTTGCCAGTCCGGGGTCCCGGGCGTAGCATGGCTTTGCCTGTCGATGTCTCGTCCATTCCCGCTTGAGGTTGCCCATGCCCGCGAATTCGGAAGAGAAAGTCCGCCAGCACATGGCGGAAGTCGTCACGATGGCCGGGGAGCGTGCGCCAGAGGTGGCCGCGCTGTTCGAACCGTTCGTACGGCATTACTACGGTCTGGCCGACGCCGACGATGTTGTCTCGCGCAGTGTGGCCGATCTTTATGGCGCAGCGATGGCGCACTGGCAACTCGGCCAGAAGTTCGTCTCGGGCGAGCCCCGCATCCGCATTTACAACCCCACGCTCGATCAGCACGGCTGGCACTGCGGTCATACCGTCATAGAGATCGTCAACGACGACATGCCGTTCCTCGTCGATTCGGTGACGATGGAGATCAACCGGCAGGGGCTGGCCCTGCATTCCGCCTTTCACCCGGTCTACCGTATCAAGCGCGACGCGGCGGGCAAGCGTATCGCCGTGGCGCCCGGCGGTGGTCTCGTGCGCCCGGCGCCGGCGGGCGAGCGTGCCGGGGCCA includes:
- the dbpA gene encoding ATP-dependent RNA helicase DbpA; amino-acid sequence: MNSKATESRNDSAPFSSLPLSPAMQENLARLGYASMTPIQQASLPDILAGHDIIAQAKTGSGKTAAFSLGVLQRVDARDFAVQAAVLCPTRELAEQVAQEVRRIARAEDNIKVLTLCGGSPLRPQAESLAHGAHVVVGTPGRIMDHLDRGTLSLANIKTLVLDEADRMLDMGFFDDIATVARQTPASRQTLLFSATYPEGIAKLAQRLLRAPREIRLEEKHDASKIRQRFYEVSENERLHAVGQLLDHFRPVSTIAFCNTRAQCRDLTDVLRAEGFHALMLHGDLEQRERDLVLIQFANRSCSVLVATDVAARGLDIAQLEAVINVDVTPDPEVYVHRIGRTGRADEDGWAFSLASMNEMGRVGNIEAALGHEVPWHKLSELTPSGSGHLLPPMVTLQMLGGKKDKIRPGDVLGALTGEAGFAAAQIGKINVLENFTYIAVDRDIAPTALRKLADGRVKGRKVKVRFLQD
- a CDS encoding LysR family transcriptional regulator, whose amino-acid sequence is MKLRHIETFRAVVLTGSASGAAQLLNVSQPVVSRVLQHAEQQLGFKLFDRIKGRLVPTAEARRLYPDVERIFSDLERLRTTSRNLRQHGVGHLRIAATPSLAQSLLPAAIERMRRAHPDVVFELITHHTTETITAILTSSVDVGIVSAPPMAAGIVSRPVAQGHIVLAVPASWPKLSRRGPASADALAGRDLIKLHDDTPLGALINERLDQTALLQDAEVMVQTYSLAAALVEHGLGYALLDQFTAASAHVQTQRLYRVAPAIEFPVEMLRPAHQPESVLADTLRRHLADVAGELSERAEALCEGREIVLTPDDDADVG
- a CDS encoding D-amino acid dehydrogenase, encoding MHIGVIGAGIVGLASAYQLLRAGHEVTVIDAGRGPGLGTSFANGGQLSYGYVSPLAAPGVLSQLPSLLFSRTGPLRIKPSFDPDFWRWSIEFVKHCSAQANASSTLRLLSLGLHSREVMLEFLAKESVSFDYRLSGKLVVYRDADKLAAAERSLELANGLGYTQRRVDAATCATLEPALGKIAGELAGGIHTPGEGTGDCQLLCKELARLIGEHAGGTLLFDREVTGFDVRGDTVQAVRTRSGDVALDACVVANGLAAMPLLRTVGESVSLYPLKGYSLTYRNAPVDAQPQVSVTDADNKVVYASLGEHLRVAGIADLVGYDYRIAAHRIDALRSLSAGLFPALGGAQAPLEWTGMRPATPHGRPILGRAGKLGNLWLNVGHGGLGFTLSMGAARVIADAIDGKRPAVDLAGFARLAG
- a CDS encoding transporter substrate-binding domain-containing protein, producing MKKLFAPLLLVSAAAALFAHTASAQELTGTLKKIKDTGVIALGVRESSIPFSYTDNTGKTIGYSQEIALKIVDAVKKDLNLPNLKVTETPITSQNRIALMQNGTIDLECGSTTHTFERAKQVGFSHNIFLYSIKMIAKSGSGITDLNSLKGKTIATTAGTTADRILSGKKGEIGFNLIQTKEHSDGFLTVKQGRAVAFVMDEPLLYGQRAALPADEAKGYEVVGPNLQFENYACMLRKDDPAFTKVVNTVIADMEKSGEMEKLYNKWFTQPVPPKNQNMNYPMTPEMRAMFKDPITKAYD